Proteins co-encoded in one uncultured Bacteroides sp. genomic window:
- a CDS encoding beta-galactosidase, with product MKKVYIISGLFAACCLCNANASVHAVLKDNLHGVSLKSADKQNLYVVKVPKGVKVKGDIFHLGTAVNPEGSTVTFNSQSMLLNGKPVLPVMGEFHFSRYPEGEWRNELLKMKAGGINVVATYIFWIHHEEVEGKYKWTGQHDLHKFVELCHELGLYVVVRIGPWCHGEVRNGGFPEWMVNEGFKLRENNPEYLAKLQNWYSHIYDQVKGMMWKDGGPVIGVQLENEYGGKWEHLMTLKKMVREIGFDVPLYTRTGWPKLSTPATFGEIIPLYGDYADGFWDRSLKEMPGDYGKSYIFRSFRGSTVIATEQLPKQSDKDDRGDMAYPYLTCELGGGMMPSYHRRISIAPMDVYSMALVRVGSGSNLPGYYMYHGGTNPEGELSTLNEKQASNYTYWNDLPVKSYDFQAPLGEFGQINGQYHLLRRLHLFLHDFGSELTTMQPVFPANAPTNFNTDSLLRWCVRSDGRTGYVFVNNYHRLKPLAPKEGVQFDIDLPGGRLTFPSVPITVPSDCSFFWAFNMKLNGVSLVYATAQPIAKVTDGKELTVVFAKSECIPAEFVFEEKGVKILSSSVKVKRAGGRICFADVKPGIDAAIRLRDAGGRQINIVLLSDAASQTCWKAELAGKERLFLSGSGLTCDGNRLLLDAKTTDKAFVSIYPATQKLSMNGVVLKGSRDGMFTCYEINRPEVRPLAVSLKLVKEAGVARKIEMGKAKVAMQPEDSDFEKGAAVWNVELPEHIDSQRDLYLCIPYVGDVARIYLGNKLLTDNFYNGKPFELGLKRYASDIYSKELTISILPLSKDAPIYLPKQAWPDFKGTESIVTLPKVNVYEKQQIVLVAE from the coding sequence ATGAAAAAAGTATATATAATCAGCGGACTGTTTGCGGCTTGTTGTCTTTGTAATGCCAACGCATCAGTGCATGCTGTTTTGAAAGATAATCTGCATGGCGTTTCGCTTAAAAGTGCAGACAAGCAGAATCTATATGTAGTAAAAGTACCCAAAGGAGTAAAGGTGAAAGGGGATATATTTCATCTTGGGACGGCTGTGAACCCTGAGGGGAGTACTGTTACGTTTAATTCGCAAAGCATGCTGTTAAACGGGAAACCTGTGTTGCCGGTAATGGGAGAGTTCCATTTTTCCCGTTATCCTGAAGGGGAGTGGCGCAATGAACTTCTGAAGATGAAGGCGGGAGGAATAAATGTGGTGGCTACCTATATTTTCTGGATTCACCACGAAGAAGTGGAAGGAAAATATAAATGGACGGGGCAGCATGATTTGCATAAGTTTGTTGAGCTTTGCCACGAACTGGGCTTGTATGTAGTGGTGAGAATAGGACCGTGGTGTCACGGTGAGGTGCGCAACGGTGGATTTCCGGAATGGATGGTGAACGAAGGCTTTAAGCTTCGCGAGAATAACCCTGAATATCTTGCAAAGTTGCAGAACTGGTATAGTCATATCTATGATCAGGTAAAGGGAATGATGTGGAAGGATGGTGGGCCGGTAATCGGGGTTCAGCTCGAGAATGAATATGGTGGCAAGTGGGAACACCTGATGACACTGAAAAAGATGGTGAGAGAGATTGGCTTTGATGTACCGCTTTACACCCGAACTGGATGGCCGAAGCTGAGTACGCCGGCTACTTTTGGGGAGATTATTCCGCTGTACGGCGATTATGCCGACGGATTCTGGGATAGGTCACTGAAGGAAATGCCGGGTGATTACGGCAAGAGTTATATATTCCGCTCTTTCCGTGGATCTACGGTGATTGCCACAGAGCAGTTGCCTAAGCAATCGGACAAGGACGATAGGGGTGACATGGCTTATCCGTATCTTACCTGTGAACTGGGTGGCGGGATGATGCCGAGTTATCATCGCCGTATAAGCATTGCTCCGATGGATGTTTATTCAATGGCTCTGGTGCGGGTAGGTTCGGGAAGTAACTTGCCAGGATATTACATGTATCACGGGGGAACGAATCCTGAAGGGGAGCTTTCTACGCTGAATGAGAAGCAAGCCAGCAATTATACTTACTGGAATGATCTTCCGGTGAAATCGTACGATTTTCAGGCTCCGCTAGGTGAATTCGGACAAATAAACGGACAGTATCATTTGCTGAGGCGGTTGCATCTGTTTCTGCACGACTTTGGTTCGGAACTTACTACCATGCAACCCGTATTTCCTGCCAATGCACCAACTAATTTCAATACGGATTCCTTGTTACGTTGGTGTGTGAGGAGTGACGGACGCACCGGATATGTATTTGTGAACAATTATCACAGGCTCAAACCGCTTGCTCCGAAAGAAGGTGTGCAGTTTGATATTGATTTGCCTGGTGGTCGATTGACTTTCCCTTCAGTACCTATAACCGTCCCTTCAGACTGCAGCTTCTTCTGGGCGTTTAACATGAAGCTGAATGGTGTTTCGCTGGTCTATGCAACGGCTCAGCCCATAGCTAAAGTTACCGATGGAAAGGAGCTAACTGTAGTGTTTGCAAAGAGTGAATGCATACCGGCTGAATTTGTATTTGAAGAAAAGGGAGTGAAGATCCTTTCTTCGTCTGTAAAAGTAAAAAGAGCAGGCGGACGCATCTGTTTTGCAGATGTGAAGCCCGGGATCGATGCGGCAATTCGCTTGCGTGATGCCGGAGGGAGACAGATAAATATAGTGCTACTTAGTGATGCTGCTTCGCAGACTTGCTGGAAGGCGGAGTTGGCAGGGAAGGAGCGTTTGTTTCTGTCGGGTAGTGGACTGACTTGTGACGGTAATCGATTGTTACTTGATGCCAAAACCACAGATAAAGCTTTTGTATCAATATATCCCGCTACTCAGAAACTATCAATGAATGGGGTAGTGCTGAAAGGTTCTCGTGATGGGATGTTTACATGTTATGAGATAAATCGTCCCGAAGTAAGACCACTTGCAGTCTCTTTAAAGTTGGTAAAGGAAGCCGGTGTGGCTCGTAAGATTGAAATGGGTAAGGCAAAGGTAGCTATGCAGCCCGAAGATTCCGACTTTGAGAAAGGGGCTGCCGTTTGGAATGTGGAGCTGCCCGAACATATTGATTCGCAGCGAGATCTTTACCTTTGCATTCCTTATGTAGGCGATGTGGCAAGGATTTATCTAGGCAATAAGTTGCTGACGGACAATTTCTATAATGGCAAACCCTTTGAGCTTGGCTTGAAGCGTTATGCTTCGGATATTTACAGCAAAGAACTGACAATCTCAATTCTGCCTCTGAGCAAGGATGCACCTATCTATCTCCCCAAACAGGCCTGGCCCGACTTTAAAGGGACAGAAAGCATTGTAACCTTGCCAAAAGTAAATGTGTACGAGAAGCAGCAAATTGTGCTTGTGGCGGAATAA
- a CDS encoding L-rhamnose mutarotase: METKETGYRVKEYFGPVKRYCQTLDLKNSPELIAEYVKRHSESESWPEIREGIREVGILEMEIYILGTRLFMIVETPLNFDWTSAMGKLATLPLQAEWEEYMSIFQEAEPRATSAQKWKLMDRMFHLYNT; encoded by the coding sequence ATGGAAACAAAAGAAACTGGTTACCGGGTTAAAGAGTATTTTGGCCCGGTGAAAAGATATTGCCAGACGCTTGATTTGAAGAACTCACCCGAACTGATTGCTGAGTATGTAAAAAGGCACAGCGAATCAGAATCCTGGCCGGAAATAAGAGAGGGCATCAGAGAAGTGGGTATTCTTGAAATGGAGATATACATTCTGGGTACACGACTATTCATGATAGTGGAAACTCCTCTTAACTTCGACTGGACTTCAGCAATGGGCAAACTGGCAACCTTGCCTTTACAGGCAGAATGGGAAGAATATATGTCTATATTTCAGGAAGCAGAACCGAGAGCCACATCAGCTCAGAAATGGAAACTGATGGACAGGATGTTCCATTTATATAATACTTAG